A genomic window from Acinetobacter chinensis includes:
- the gshA gene encoding glutamate--cysteine ligase, whose protein sequence is MSQPTPKALAVLPTWVDSSLLKGMLRGIERESLRMQSNGFLSQADHPATLGSALTHPHITTDYSEALMEFITPPKASIPEALNFLADIHAVVHAQLENGEKLWPLSMPCMLDDNEENIRLAQYGSSNIGKFKTLYRRGLGVRYGRRMQTISGVHYNISFPDHLFEQLQQHESDDALKALNLQDYRSHRYLGLVRNFIRLTPLVVYLIGSSPSVCRCFMTGREHQLLPLVKGTLHLPYATALRMGSFGYQNSAQKQLGIHYNNLKCYVAELQKAVHTPYPPFTHLGLNDAQGEPVQINDHVLQIENEYYSLVRPKQVPKAGETPSQALANRGIGYVELRAVDVNPYNPVGIDETTAAFLEVLALYCLLKDSPELLEPEQDLLDLNHAEVVNRGRAPNAKILAADGETALVEWVQTHVTAMQELAELLNQTYDTELYSQALVLMQNRITDVDATLSAQVISDTLEHGGTWSFGSFMAQQHADVYASHPLSSDVQTYFDHAAQQSLQQQQQLEQDESISFEQYLADFR, encoded by the coding sequence ATGAGTCAACCCACACCAAAAGCTCTGGCTGTACTTCCAACCTGGGTGGATTCATCGCTGTTGAAAGGGATGCTGCGGGGGATTGAGCGTGAAAGCCTGCGTATGCAGAGTAATGGCTTTCTGTCACAGGCAGATCATCCCGCAACATTAGGTTCGGCACTGACACATCCGCACATCACGACAGACTATTCTGAAGCACTGATGGAGTTTATTACGCCACCGAAAGCCAGTATTCCTGAAGCACTGAATTTTCTTGCCGATATTCACGCGGTTGTTCATGCTCAGCTGGAAAACGGGGAAAAGCTGTGGCCTTTATCCATGCCATGTATGCTGGATGATAATGAAGAAAATATCCGTCTGGCACAGTATGGTTCGTCCAATATCGGAAAATTTAAAACACTGTACCGCCGTGGACTGGGCGTGCGTTATGGTCGCCGTATGCAGACCATTTCAGGTGTTCATTATAATATTTCATTCCCGGACCATTTATTTGAGCAGTTGCAGCAACACGAATCTGACGATGCTTTAAAGGCGCTGAATCTTCAGGATTACCGCAGTCACCGTTATCTAGGGCTGGTGCGCAACTTTATCCGTCTGACTCCGCTTGTGGTGTATCTGATCGGTTCCAGTCCTTCGGTGTGCCGTTGCTTTATGACAGGTCGTGAGCATCAGTTGCTGCCGCTGGTGAAAGGGACGCTGCATTTGCCTTATGCAACCGCACTGCGTATGGGGAGTTTCGGTTATCAGAACTCTGCACAGAAGCAGTTGGGCATCCATTACAACAACTTAAAATGCTATGTGGCAGAACTGCAGAAGGCAGTGCATACACCATACCCACCGTTTACACACCTGGGACTGAATGATGCGCAGGGTGAGCCTGTACAGATTAATGACCATGTGCTGCAGATTGAAAATGAATACTACAGTCTGGTGCGTCCTAAGCAGGTACCTAAAGCAGGTGAAACACCGTCTCAGGCTCTTGCGAACCGTGGTATTGGCTATGTGGAATTACGTGCGGTTGATGTCAATCCGTATAACCCTGTAGGTATTGATGAAACCACTGCCGCTTTCCTGGAAGTGCTTGCGTTGTACTGTCTGCTGAAAGACAGTCCTGAACTGCTTGAGCCTGAGCAGGATTTACTTGATCTGAATCATGCAGAAGTGGTGAACCGTGGCCGTGCGCCGAATGCAAAAATACTGGCTGCCGATGGTGAAACTGCACTGGTTGAATGGGTGCAGACACATGTCACTGCCATGCAGGAACTGGCTGAGCTGCTGAATCAGACCTATGACACAGAGTTGTACAGTCAGGCGCTCGTGCTCATGCAGAACCGTATCACTGATGTGGATGCAACATTATCTGCACAGGTGATTTCAGATACACTTGAACATGGTGGTACCTGGAGCTTTGGCAGTTTCATGGCACAACAGCATGCAGATGTGTACGCATCTCATCCGCTGTCTTCAGATGTACAGACTTATTTTGACCATGCCGCTCAACAGTCTCTTCAGCAGCAACAGCAGCTTGAACAGGATGAGAGCATCAGTTTTGAACAATATCTTGCTGATTTCAGATAG
- a CDS encoding dihydrofolate reductase family protein → MSIQIKGYIATSADGYIATKDGSVDFLTPWQAIDCGYNDFIQEIDIVVMGRKTYEVICSFGGEWPYPDQKGFIVTSDSSLDLIHSSLSIWNHGVHELVDHLRQNFEGNVWVVGGTQLQNSFLEHNLLNSLEVFVMPVLLGDGIPLFPGFKSNVQPLKSIQAEMIENTVIKKTYIF, encoded by the coding sequence ATGAGTATTCAGATTAAAGGTTATATTGCGACAAGCGCAGATGGTTATATTGCAACAAAAGATGGCTCAGTTGACTTTTTGACGCCCTGGCAGGCAATTGACTGTGGCTATAACGACTTTATTCAGGAGATTGATATCGTCGTTATGGGGCGTAAAACTTATGAGGTGATCTGTTCCTTTGGCGGTGAATGGCCATACCCAGATCAAAAAGGATTTATCGTCACTTCTGATTCTTCACTGGACTTAATCCATTCGTCACTTTCAATATGGAATCATGGTGTTCATGAGTTGGTCGACCATCTCAGACAGAACTTTGAGGGAAATGTCTGGGTGGTGGGAGGAACGCAGTTACAGAATTCATTCCTTGAACACAATTTACTGAACAGTCTGGAGGTTTTTGTGATGCCGGTGTTACTTGGTGATGGTATTCCGCTGTTTCCGGGCTTTAAGTCGAATGTTCAACCGTTGAAATCCATACAGGCTGAAATGATTGAAAATACGGTCATTAAAAAAACTTATATTTTTTAA
- a CDS encoding disulfide bond formation protein B — translation MQKSYRLVSGLLVLASIVGMAFALYLEHGQGLSPCPLCVFQRVGLIGLGLISLIAFIHNPKTGAFRRIYAFLGLASIGWAAGVAARHVWLQNLPPDQVPSCGPGLDYWMDTLPLKSVFEQVLTGSGECALVDWTFLGQSLPVWSLVFFSVLVLISLWQLFRKYPA, via the coding sequence ATGCAGAAGAGTTATCGCCTGGTCAGTGGTCTGCTGGTTCTTGCCAGTATTGTCGGTATGGCATTTGCTTTGTATCTGGAGCACGGACAGGGGCTTTCGCCATGCCCACTGTGTGTATTTCAGCGCGTTGGTCTGATTGGACTGGGGCTGATCTCACTGATTGCATTTATTCATAATCCTAAAACAGGTGCATTCCGTCGCATTTATGCATTTCTTGGACTGGCATCCATTGGCTGGGCAGCAGGTGTTGCAGCCCGTCATGTATGGTTACAGAACCTGCCACCGGATCAGGTGCCAAGCTGTGGACCGGGTCTGGATTACTGGATGGATACTTTGCCGTTAAAATCTGTTTTTGAGCAGGTTCTGACAGGATCGGGTGAATGTGCACTGGTGGACTGGACCTTCCTGGGGCAGTCTTTACCGGTATGGTCACTGGTGTTTTTCAGTGTGCTGGTGCTGATCAGTCTGTGGCAGTTATTCAGAAAATATCCTGCCTGA
- a CDS encoding CC0125/CC1285 family lipoprotein yields MKKVITCLSLAAALSLTGCATTPSKPLTFDQLGQYNTVPLNAQTYRVSFVARPNFSFGTAEEITLVKSAQTALQNGFQFFKVIDDPSNRNQQPPRQAVVYPTPMYPPYGYYRRYPGFWPDPFYDMPQVVNIDPVQVSYTIECYKTQKTAPDDAFDARLILQSLGQKYGVSPTGQVLQPQPVTVLSAK; encoded by the coding sequence ATGAAAAAAGTCATAACCTGCCTGAGCCTGGCAGCTGCTCTGAGTCTGACAGGCTGTGCCACCACACCATCCAAACCACTGACTTTTGATCAGCTTGGGCAGTACAACACTGTTCCGCTGAATGCGCAGACCTATCGTGTCAGCTTTGTTGCACGTCCAAATTTCAGTTTTGGTACAGCAGAAGAAATTACCCTGGTGAAATCTGCTCAGACTGCGCTTCAGAACGGTTTTCAGTTTTTTAAAGTTATAGATGATCCGAGCAACCGTAACCAGCAGCCACCAAGACAGGCAGTGGTCTATCCAACCCCAATGTATCCCCCTTACGGGTATTATCGTCGTTATCCAGGTTTCTGGCCTGATCCGTTTTATGACATGCCACAGGTGGTCAATATTGACCCTGTTCAGGTGTCCTATACCATTGAATGCTATAAAACACAGAAAACTGCACCTGATGATGCTTTTGACGCCCGTCTGATTTTACAGTCCCTCGGTCAAAAATATGGCGTCAGTCCGACAGGACAGGTACTCCAGCCACAACCTGTTACTGTACTATCAGCTAAATAA
- a CDS encoding DUF445 domain-containing protein, which yields MSGIEHSESAHEVPGLDRSKRFATIALVVAVVAWFALIVSAKLLPEYAWFIHILMLGAEAGVVGGLADWYAITVLFRNPFGKIPIPRFLKDHTEIIPRNKARIAESMGRFVQENFLSPQVVERSLKNTDLSMAVGQWLANPQNNGQVVEVIQQTVPKIFEFVGQEQIGQFIQNNCVQWVRNTHMNQLASEMLRAVLDNDFHQDVLQRGLDVAHEWMINHPEKTRELTQTMFKELGVSRLAKGASWIGIDVEQRTIDSLLEKVESMLADDEHPVRQKIEEAAHQLMLQLADNNSTASIRLNETKNALLDSESVLNFISGAVVILCDAVKNDLMKADSGLAMNLRVAIQQVGENLIQNQSVRDLLNDRISGIAINLSDQYSEKVIRFISERIHEWDSTEMIAKIENEVGGDLHMIRVNGVVVGAFIGLTLGVIRAVIDFAI from the coding sequence ATGAGCGGAATTGAACACAGTGAATCAGCCCATGAAGTTCCAGGTCTGGATCGCAGTAAACGCTTTGCAACCATTGCTTTAGTGGTTGCAGTGGTGGCCTGGTTTGCATTGATTGTTTCTGCAAAACTGCTGCCTGAATATGCCTGGTTTATTCATATCCTTATGCTCGGTGCTGAAGCCGGTGTGGTCGGTGGTTTAGCAGACTGGTACGCCATTACCGTTCTGTTCCGTAACCCTTTTGGAAAAATTCCAATTCCCCGTTTTTTAAAAGACCATACCGAAATTATTCCACGTAACAAAGCCCGTATCGCGGAGTCCATGGGACGCTTTGTCCAAGAAAATTTTTTATCCCCTCAGGTGGTTGAACGAAGTCTTAAAAACACAGATTTAAGTATGGCAGTCGGTCAATGGCTTGCCAACCCACAGAACAATGGTCAGGTCGTTGAAGTCATTCAGCAGACTGTTCCTAAAATTTTTGAATTTGTCGGTCAGGAACAGATTGGACAGTTTATTCAGAACAACTGTGTTCAATGGGTCAGAAATACTCACATGAATCAGCTGGCGAGCGAGATGCTGCGAGCTGTACTCGACAACGACTTCCATCAGGATGTGTTACAGCGTGGACTGGATGTTGCACATGAATGGATGATCAATCACCCAGAAAAAACCCGTGAACTGACTCAGACCATGTTCAAGGAACTGGGGGTGTCAAGGCTTGCCAAAGGTGCAAGCTGGATCGGGATTGATGTGGAACAGCGCACCATAGATTCTTTACTGGAAAAAGTGGAATCCATGCTGGCCGATGATGAACATCCTGTCCGCCAGAAAATTGAAGAAGCTGCTCATCAGTTGATGCTACAGCTGGCTGATAATAACAGCACCGCCAGTATCCGTCTGAATGAAACTAAAAATGCCCTGCTGGACAGTGAATCTGTACTGAATTTTATTTCAGGGGCTGTGGTTATTCTGTGTGATGCTGTAAAAAATGACCTGATGAAAGCTGACTCAGGGTTAGCCATGAATCTGCGGGTGGCTATTCAGCAGGTCGGTGAAAACCTGATTCAGAATCAGTCTGTACGTGATTTGCTGAATGACCGTATCAGCGGTATTGCGATCAACTTAAGTGATCAGTACAGTGAAAAAGTGATCCGTTTTATCAGTGAGCGGATTCATGAATGGGACTCCACTGAAATGATTGCCAAGATTGAAAATGAAGTCGGTGGTGACCTGCATATGATCCGTGTTAACGGTGTTGTGGTCGGTGCATTTATTGGCCTGACTTTGGGTGTGATTCGTGCAGTGATTGATTTTGCAATTTGA
- a CDS encoding DUF924 family protein, with protein MKYQEILDFWFSSDTQPLWFAKSTDFDQLIEKKFKNLLLQARQAELWQWRTSAEGRLAEIIVLDQFSRNLFRDSPESFAQDAQALTLAQECILLGQDDQLKPEQRSFLYMPFMHSESRLIHEQALQLFETLGNPINLDFEKKHKVIIDRFGRYPHRNAILGRESTAEEIEFLKQPNSSF; from the coding sequence ATGAAATATCAGGAAATTCTGGACTTCTGGTTCAGCTCAGACACACAGCCTCTATGGTTTGCTAAGAGCACAGACTTCGATCAACTCATAGAAAAAAAGTTTAAAAATCTGTTATTGCAGGCACGTCAGGCAGAACTTTGGCAATGGCGCACCAGCGCAGAAGGCCGACTGGCTGAAATTATTGTGCTGGATCAGTTCTCACGCAATCTGTTCAGAGACAGTCCAGAATCCTTTGCTCAGGATGCACAGGCGCTGACGCTGGCTCAGGAGTGCATTCTGCTTGGGCAGGATGATCAGTTAAAACCGGAACAGCGCTCTTTTCTGTATATGCCCTTTATGCACAGCGAATCCCGCTTGATTCATGAACAGGCACTGCAACTGTTTGAAACACTGGGCAATCCGATCAATTTAGATTTTGAAAAGAAACACAAAGTGATTATTGACCGTTTTGGACGTTATCCACATCGCAATGCAATTTTAGGACGTGAATCAACTGCGGAAGAAATCGAATTTTTAAAACAGCCCAACAGCAGTTTCTGA